In a genomic window of Candidatus Methylomirabilota bacterium:
- a CDS encoding DNA-binding protein — translation MGHAESDLRLARLAAGDPFIRREQVCFHAQQAAEKAMKAALLARHIEFPLTHDIEALLQLAEESGLVLPEAVREAGLLTPYAVQTRYPGSWTNITESDVDEALQAAEHMLAWVKSMLSTGRGA, via the coding sequence ATGGGGCACGCGGAAAGCGATCTCAGGTTAGCGCGCCTAGCTGCCGGCGATCCCTTCATCCGGCGTGAACAGGTATGTTTTCACGCCCAGCAAGCGGCCGAAAAGGCGATGAAGGCCGCGCTGCTCGCCCGACACATTGAATTCCCGTTGACCCATGACATTGAAGCGCTCCTGCAATTGGCTGAGGAAAGCGGTCTCGTATTGCCTGAAGCCGTCCGAGAGGCCGGACTTCTCACCCCCTATGCGGTACAGACCCGCTATCCCGGCTCTTGGACGAACATAACCGAGTCCGACGTCGATGAAGCCCTGCAAGCTGCCGAACACATGTTGGCATGGGTCAAGAGTATGCTTTCCACAGGTAGGGGAGCGTGA
- a CDS encoding DNA polymerase beta codes for MANPHTARFWEVTSEKVEAAVRRIIEVSRPQQLILFGSYIRGETKVNSDLDILVVVPDDIKSPRQESVRIRRALRDILMPMDILVVPHGRWEQLKELPGTVYREAWMRGRIVYES; via the coding sequence ATGGCGAATCCACACACAGCCAGATTCTGGGAAGTGACTTCTGAAAAAGTTGAGGCGGCTGTTCGCAGAATCATCGAAGTCAGCCGGCCTCAACAACTCATCCTATTCGGCTCGTATATCCGGGGCGAGACAAAGGTCAACAGTGACTTGGATATCCTCGTCGTCGTCCCCGATGATATTAAAAGCCCGCGACAGGAAAGCGTCAGAATCCGGAGGGCGCTCCGCGACATACTTATGCCGATGGATATCCTGGTCGTTCCGCATGGGAGATGGGAGCAGCTAAAAGAGTTGCCTGGGACAGTGTACCGGGAAGCCTGGATGAGGGGAAGAATCGTCTATGAATCCTGA
- a CDS encoding (Fe-S)-binding protein yields MAKVLSIIPEKCTACRACELACSVKHYGEFNPSRSRIKVSIFLEEAVYIPTACTQCTEAWCAKICPTTAILRNDDYMAYYVVDDKCVGCKMCVLACPFGAIELYADHGKAEKCDLCLSIDGDPECVKFCTPGALLFTDEDAGPKAKQAATALRMKEVYKEVAG; encoded by the coding sequence ATGGCGAAGGTCCTCAGCATCATCCCCGAAAAGTGTACCGCCTGCCGGGCCTGCGAGCTGGCTTGCTCGGTAAAGCACTATGGTGAGTTCAATCCCAGCCGCTCGCGCATCAAGGTGAGCATCTTCCTGGAAGAGGCGGTCTACATTCCCACCGCCTGCACCCAGTGCACTGAGGCCTGGTGCGCGAAGATCTGCCCCACCACCGCTATTCTGCGCAATGACGACTACATGGCCTATTACGTGGTCGACGACAAATGCGTCGGCTGCAAGATGTGCGTGCTTGCCTGCCCGTTTGGCGCGATCGAACTGTATGCCGACCACGGGAAGGCTGAGAAGTGCGATCTCTGTCTCTCGATCGACGGCGATCCGGAGTGTGTGAAGTTCTGTACCCCCGGGGCGTTACTTTTCACCGATGAGGACGCCGGTCCCAAGGCCAAGCAGGCCGCCACTGCCCTTCGGATGAAGGAAGTCTACAAGGAGGTAGCAGGCTGA
- a CDS encoding aldehyde ferredoxin oxidoreductase yields the protein MGWVGTILRINLSNGRVTKEPLDRQLARAYIGGRGLATKILYDEIDPALDPLGPANTLILATGPLTGTNAPTGGRYMVVTKSPLTGGIACSNSGGYVGAEMKYAGYDMIIVEGKAPHPVYLWINNDRAEIRDAAQVWGQSTHKTEDTLRAATNAEAKICSIGPAGETLSLTAAVINDKHRAAGRSGVGAVMGSKNLKAIVFRGTRAVKIAHPQAFMRACLEAVAKLKAEPGSGEGLPVYGTPGIVNVINAHGFMPTNNFRFGQFAGADRISGETIHDQILIRNKGCFACTIACARVTAVKTGKFKGSGEGPEYETVWALGAMTGVSDLGAVTKAGYLCNELGMDTIEAGVAIATAMELFELGFIPEREIGRPLRFGDADALVEMTEKLGRGEGFGAIVALGGARLAERYGHPELFMGVKRQAFAAYDGRGAQGMAVGYATSNRGACHLRGYTIAAEVFGVPRKVDPFAIEGKAALSKASQDATAFVDSTGTCIFTTFALGPADLHAMLELATDAGYTTDEVITIGERIWNIERLFNLRAGLSAKDDTLPPRILEEPIPAGPAKGRVARLGEMLPEYYALRGWTPDGVPTPEKLRELSLTPSP from the coding sequence ATGGGCTGGGTCGGGACGATTCTCAGGATCAATTTGAGTAACGGCCGCGTGACGAAGGAGCCGCTGGACCGGCAGCTCGCCCGGGCCTACATCGGCGGTCGCGGCCTCGCGACGAAGATCCTGTACGATGAGATCGACCCGGCGCTCGATCCACTCGGACCGGCCAACACACTGATCCTTGCCACCGGCCCCCTCACCGGCACCAATGCCCCGACCGGCGGCCGCTACATGGTGGTCACCAAGTCGCCGCTCACCGGTGGCATCGCCTGCTCCAATTCCGGCGGGTACGTCGGCGCCGAGATGAAGTATGCCGGCTACGACATGATCATTGTGGAAGGGAAGGCGCCGCATCCGGTTTACCTCTGGATCAACAACGACCGGGCTGAGATTCGGGACGCCGCACAGGTCTGGGGGCAGTCCACGCACAAGACCGAGGATACCCTTCGCGCCGCTACCAACGCCGAGGCCAAGATCTGCAGCATCGGGCCCGCCGGTGAGACGCTGAGCCTGACCGCCGCTGTCATTAACGACAAGCACCGGGCGGCAGGGCGTTCCGGGGTGGGCGCGGTGATGGGATCGAAAAACCTGAAGGCGATCGTCTTCCGGGGCACGCGTGCGGTCAAGATCGCGCACCCGCAGGCGTTCATGCGGGCGTGCCTGGAGGCGGTCGCGAAGCTCAAGGCGGAACCGGGCTCGGGCGAGGGTCTGCCGGTCTACGGGACGCCAGGAATCGTGAACGTCATCAACGCCCATGGCTTCATGCCGACCAACAACTTTCGGTTCGGCCAGTTTGCGGGCGCCGACCGGATCAGCGGTGAGACCATTCATGATCAGATCCTGATCCGGAACAAGGGCTGCTTCGCCTGCACTATTGCCTGCGCGCGGGTCACCGCAGTCAAGACCGGCAAGTTTAAGGGGTCGGGCGAGGGACCGGAGTACGAGACCGTCTGGGCCCTTGGCGCCATGACGGGGGTCAGCGACCTGGGCGCAGTCACCAAGGCCGGCTACCTGTGCAATGAGCTGGGGATGGATACCATCGAGGCGGGGGTAGCCATCGCCACCGCCATGGAGCTGTTCGAGCTCGGGTTCATCCCGGAGCGCGAGATCGGCCGCCCGCTGCGTTTCGGCGATGCGGACGCGCTGGTGGAGATGACGGAAAAGCTGGGCAGGGGCGAGGGGTTCGGCGCCATTGTGGCACTGGGCGGGGCGCGACTCGCCGAGCGGTATGGCCACCCGGAGCTGTTCATGGGGGTCAAACGGCAGGCGTTCGCCGCCTACGACGGGCGCGGGGCACAAGGGATGGCGGTGGGGTACGCCACCTCCAACCGGGGCGCCTGCCACCTGCGCGGCTACACCATTGCAGCCGAGGTATTCGGCGTTCCGCGGAAGGTCGATCCGTTCGCCATCGAAGGGAAGGCGGCGCTGTCCAAGGCATCCCAGGACGCCACCGCCTTCGTCGATTCGACCGGCACCTGTATATTCACGACCTTCGCCCTGGGGCCCGCCGATCTGCACGCGATGTTGGAGCTGGCGACGGACGCCGGTTATACGACAGACGAGGTCATCACGATCGGTGAGCGGATCTGGAACATCGAGCGCCTCTTCAACCTCAGGGCCGGCCTCAGCGCCAAGGACGACACGCTGCCCCCTCGCATTCTGGAGGAGCCGATTCCGGCCGGGCCAGCCAAGGGAAGGGTCGCCCGCCTTGGCGAGATGCTTCCGGAGTACTATGCGCTTCGCGGGTGGACGCCGGACGGCGTCCCGACGCCCGAGAAGCTGCGGGAGCTCTCTCTAACCCCCAGCCCCTAA
- a CDS encoding molybdopterin synthase sulfur carrier subunit → MAEVRFLGAIRQVAGKSSFGVDAGTVEQLLQALKKIMAPAFREFLFEGENLRPNIEVLVNERNITCLDGLETALAPFDQVTLSVKGSRGLSNS, encoded by the coding sequence ATGGCCGAAGTCCGATTTCTCGGCGCTATTCGGCAGGTTGCAGGAAAGTCATCGTTTGGTGTCGATGCGGGCACAGTAGAGCAGCTTTTGCAGGCGCTAAAAAAGATCATGGCACCCGCGTTTCGGGAGTTTCTGTTTGAAGGCGAAAATCTTCGACCGAATATCGAGGTCCTGGTGAATGAACGAAATATCACCTGCCTTGACGGGCTCGAGACCGCCCTTGCGCCTTTCGACCAGGTCACGCTGTCCGTCAAGGGCTCTCGGGGGCTCTCCAATAGTTAA
- a CDS encoding diadenosine tetraphosphate hydrolase, whose protein sequence is MPREISAGVILFKRTPEPYYLLLHYESGHWDFPKGHIEPGEDAQQTATRELKEETGISELSFVAGYKQTLRYFFRQKGIGIFKIVIYYLAETNQSEVTLSHEHIGFEWLPYDLAMSRLTFKNSQDLLAKAHAHAQTT, encoded by the coding sequence ATGCCGCGCGAGATCTCGGCAGGGGTGATTCTGTTCAAGCGGACACCGGAGCCCTACTATTTGCTGCTCCATTACGAATCAGGCCACTGGGACTTTCCCAAGGGACACATCGAACCCGGAGAAGACGCGCAACAAACAGCCACCCGCGAGTTGAAGGAAGAGACCGGGATCTCCGAGCTGAGTTTTGTGGCCGGCTACAAACAAACCCTTCGATATTTTTTCCGTCAGAAGGGGATCGGCATCTTCAAGATCGTGATCTACTACCTCGCGGAAACCAATCAGTCCGAGGTCACCCTTTCCCACGAACATATCGGTTTTGAGTGGCTTCCATATGATCTCGCAATGAGCCGGTTAACCTTCAAGAACTCACAGGATCTTCTGGCAAAGGCACATGCCCACGCGCAGACAACGTAG
- a CDS encoding nucleoside hydrolase, producing MPKTRVLIDTDPGIDDALALMLAFASPELSVEAITTVAGNVTVAQATRNACLLLNLIDPDPRPPVAKGAAHPLVRPLRTGREYHGNDGLGDLARFTTDDGTPRYPEPQQHLAPQSAPTLMAELVSAAPGEMVLICIGPLTNLAMAIQADPAAMAQVKEIVIMGGAIQAPGNVTPAAEFNLYTDPEAARLVFTSGLPMTLVPLDVTQRVLLTRELVDAVARHVGSCATQFVRDITERLFGIEYEQTGRAVTPLHDPLAVGVVVDPTLVIRRPFHVEVESGDGPARGMTIADRRQIKEEHRQPPNLHACTEVDAGRFTALFLERLCRPPV from the coding sequence ATGCCCAAGACACGCGTGCTGATCGACACCGACCCAGGGATTGATGATGCGCTGGCGCTGATGCTCGCCTTCGCCTCGCCGGAGCTGTCGGTTGAGGCGATCACGACTGTGGCGGGCAATGTCACCGTTGCGCAGGCGACGCGAAACGCCTGTCTGCTGCTCAACCTGATCGATCCGGACCCCCGGCCCCCGGTGGCGAAAGGCGCGGCACACCCCTTGGTACGACCGCTCCGTACCGGCCGCGAGTACCACGGGAACGACGGCCTGGGAGATCTCGCGCGCTTCACAACAGACGACGGGACGCCCCGATACCCCGAACCGCAACAACACCTTGCTCCACAATCCGCTCCGACCCTCATGGCCGAGCTTGTCAGCGCCGCTCCCGGCGAGATGGTCCTGATCTGCATCGGCCCGCTGACCAATCTGGCCATGGCGATTCAGGCCGACCCGGCGGCGATGGCGCAGGTCAAAGAGATCGTGATCATGGGCGGGGCAATCCAGGCGCCGGGCAACGTCACACCTGCGGCGGAGTTCAATCTGTACACCGATCCTGAGGCCGCCAGGCTGGTGTTCACCTCCGGCTTGCCGATGACCCTCGTCCCCCTGGACGTCACACAGCGGGTCCTGCTTACGAGAGAGCTGGTCGACGCCGTCGCCCGACATGTCGGCAGTTGCGCGACCCAGTTCGTCCGCGACATCACTGAGCGACTGTTCGGTATCGAATATGAACAGACCGGGCGGGCCGTAACCCCACTTCACGATCCGCTCGCCGTCGGTGTCGTGGTTGATCCAACGCTGGTGATCCGTCGGCCATTCCATGTTGAGGTGGAGTCAGGCGACGGCCCGGCGAGAGGGATGACCATTGCCGATAGGCGTCAGATCAAAGAGGAACACAGGCAGCCGCCGAACCTTCACGCGTGTACGGAGGTCGACGCCGGACGGTTCACCGCCCTGTTCTTGGAGCGACTATGCCGACCGCCCGTCTGA
- a CDS encoding DEAD/DEAH box helicase: MNDLFHSLITRWFQQTFGSPTAPQSAGWARIAAGQDTLIAAPTGSGKTLAAFLWAIDGLVRAAASDTLQDCTGVVYVSPLKALGSDIQKNLQGPLQGITALAAAAGLALREIRVLVRTGDTPAVERARMIRRPPHILITTPESLYILLTAESSRRYLAAVHTVIVDEIHAVAGDKRGPHLALSLERLDALAGRRLQRIGLSATQQPIDEIARLLVGAGRSRPDGAPDCAIVDMGHRRDLDLRIELPDQPLTHVATHELRQAIYDRIAALARTHRSTIVFVNTRRLVERVAHQLTMRLGEGKVEAHHGSLSRRTRLAAEMRLKTGDLPVIVATASLELGIDIGAVDLVCHLGAPRAIATLLQRVGRSGHWLGATPKGILFPLTRDELVQCAAAIRAVRRGILDQVTIPDAPLDILAQQIVAITATGEIEEQALWELVRRAYPYHALPRCDFEAMIEMLSEGVSSRRGRMGAHLHRDRVHGCLKGRRGARLAAITGGGAIPDTADYDVIEEPTGTFVGKVNEDFAVESLAGDIFLLGNHSWRIRRIEAGRVRVEDAQGAPPNIPFWLGESPGRTIEISQAVAELREAVAQRLPDVEAASAWLTNEAGLDRDDAGQLIAYIAETIAVLGTVPTQTQVVVERFFDESGGMQLILHAPFGGRINRALGLLLRKRFCRRFDFELQAAATDDGIVLSLGEQHAFPLESIFGLLSPHGFRDDLIQAILQSPIFINRWRWNATRALALLRHSGGRRVPMPIQRMRAEDLLAAAFPAQVACQDNHLGPVELPDHPLVRETIKDCLHEAMDLDGLLAVVRAIEEGTIRTVSVDTPAPSPMCHEILNANPYAFLDDAPLEERRARAVALRRIDPDLQRGIGALDQSAIDEVCRQAWPDVRDADELHDLLLSVGILPIESAREWSAWADRLMTDGRAVRVRWTIAHPTPGAASSAPTNRFGIVGAGLALPEWGAASSAPTDQMVALVATERIPLVRAAIPHVCFEPDAAPAFLAGGAIGHPDRIEATRAILNGWLEILGPTTAPELAARLGLDLSKVEAALLALEADGVALRGRFRPGASAEPIEWCERRLLARIHRLTIGRLRREIEAVPVADFVRFLLRWQHVASRTQLHGREGIAEVIGQLQGLELPAHAWERDILPARIALYNPDELEALCLSGEVAWGRLRLAPESVECETENGEGMHHARSRPQRRRVPTRAAPLALVLRADLPLLLEPGPAGLETIADLSPLARRVVAYLQQRGASFLADIARAVGLLAPQAEEALWELVARGLVTGDGIAGLRLLLKPQEARRLPHRRVRAIRGGLLREHLIPVGRWSLLRDTQTVHPTKEQIVEAMARQRLRRYGVVTRELLMREGRAPSWRELLQVYWRLEARGEIRGGRFIAGLVGEQFALPQAVEALRAVRRQPALSPAEGSDDPETVIVGAADPLNLLGILLPGPRLSPFSGKVVAYRAGVPVAVGELGAVRSELQSSLAVR, encoded by the coding sequence GTGAACGATCTGTTCCATTCGCTGATCACCCGTTGGTTTCAGCAGACATTCGGCTCGCCCACCGCGCCGCAGTCGGCCGGCTGGGCGCGTATCGCAGCCGGCCAGGACACCCTGATTGCCGCACCCACCGGATCGGGGAAGACCCTCGCGGCTTTTTTGTGGGCGATCGATGGTCTCGTCCGTGCGGCCGCCTCCGACACGCTGCAGGATTGCACCGGCGTCGTCTACGTCTCCCCGTTGAAGGCGCTTGGAAGCGACATTCAGAAGAACCTTCAGGGACCACTGCAGGGAATCACGGCCTTAGCGGCAGCAGCAGGTCTCGCGCTGCGGGAGATTCGGGTACTGGTCCGAACCGGGGACACACCGGCCGTCGAGCGCGCCAGGATGATCCGCAGACCGCCGCACATCCTGATTACGACTCCCGAATCGCTCTACATCCTTCTGACCGCCGAGAGCAGCCGGCGTTATCTCGCCGCCGTTCACACCGTTATTGTCGATGAGATCCATGCGGTGGCCGGCGACAAACGGGGCCCGCACCTGGCGTTGTCGCTGGAGCGGCTCGACGCGTTGGCGGGGCGACGGTTGCAGCGGATCGGGCTGAGCGCCACACAGCAGCCGATTGATGAGATCGCCCGCCTGCTCGTCGGGGCCGGCCGCTCCCGTCCGGACGGCGCCCCCGATTGCGCCATCGTGGACATGGGGCATCGACGCGACCTCGACCTGCGCATCGAGCTGCCGGACCAGCCGCTGACGCACGTCGCGACCCACGAACTGCGACAGGCGATCTATGATCGGATCGCCGCCCTCGCCAGGACGCACCGGAGCACCATCGTATTTGTGAACACCCGTCGCCTGGTGGAGCGGGTGGCGCATCAGCTCACCATGCGCCTCGGCGAGGGGAAGGTCGAGGCGCATCACGGCAGCCTGTCGCGACGAACCCGCCTGGCCGCGGAGATGCGTCTGAAGACGGGCGACCTTCCGGTCATCGTGGCCACCGCGTCGCTGGAGCTGGGAATCGATATCGGCGCGGTGGACCTGGTCTGTCACCTTGGCGCACCCCGCGCCATCGCCACGCTGCTGCAGCGGGTGGGCCGCTCCGGTCACTGGTTAGGGGCCACGCCGAAAGGGATCCTGTTCCCCCTCACCCGGGATGAGTTGGTACAGTGCGCAGCGGCCATCCGGGCGGTCCGACGTGGGATCTTGGATCAGGTAACCATTCCGGACGCCCCGTTGGACATCCTCGCGCAGCAGATCGTGGCCATCACCGCGACCGGCGAGATCGAGGAGCAGGCACTCTGGGAACTGGTTCGCCGAGCCTATCCCTACCATGCTCTCCCTCGATGCGACTTCGAGGCGATGATCGAGATGTTGTCGGAGGGCGTCTCATCCCGCCGTGGACGCATGGGCGCCCATCTGCACCGCGATCGGGTGCATGGGTGTCTGAAAGGACGACGCGGCGCGCGTCTTGCGGCCATCACCGGCGGCGGCGCTATCCCGGATACGGCCGACTACGATGTCATCGAGGAGCCGACGGGGACCTTCGTGGGTAAGGTCAATGAAGATTTCGCCGTGGAAAGCCTGGCCGGGGACATCTTCCTCCTGGGCAACCACTCCTGGAGGATTCGACGGATCGAGGCCGGCAGGGTCCGGGTAGAGGATGCGCAGGGCGCGCCCCCGAACATCCCATTCTGGCTGGGCGAGTCGCCCGGCCGCACCATCGAGATCTCTCAGGCCGTCGCCGAGCTGCGGGAGGCGGTCGCGCAGCGGCTCCCCGACGTCGAGGCCGCGTCCGCGTGGCTCACGAACGAAGCGGGCCTGGATCGCGACGACGCCGGTCAGCTTATCGCCTACATCGCCGAGACCATTGCCGTCCTGGGGACGGTTCCGACCCAGACGCAGGTGGTGGTTGAGCGATTTTTTGATGAGTCGGGCGGGATGCAACTGATCCTGCACGCCCCTTTCGGCGGGCGGATCAATCGCGCCTTGGGCCTGCTGCTCCGCAAGCGGTTCTGCCGCCGCTTCGACTTCGAGTTGCAGGCGGCGGCCACCGACGACGGTATCGTCCTGTCGCTGGGGGAGCAGCACGCCTTTCCCCTGGAGAGTATCTTCGGCCTCCTGTCACCGCATGGGTTCCGCGACGACCTGATTCAGGCGATCCTCCAGTCGCCGATCTTCATCAACCGCTGGCGCTGGAACGCCACCCGCGCCTTGGCGCTGCTGCGTCATAGCGGCGGCCGCCGCGTCCCGATGCCGATCCAGCGGATGCGGGCGGAGGACCTGCTGGCGGCCGCCTTCCCGGCGCAGGTAGCCTGCCAGGACAACCATCTCGGCCCTGTCGAGCTTCCCGATCATCCGCTGGTCCGCGAGACGATCAAGGACTGCCTGCATGAGGCGATGGACCTCGACGGCCTGTTGGCGGTCGTCAGGGCGATCGAAGAAGGGACGATTCGGACTGTGAGTGTTGATACACCGGCTCCTTCGCCGATGTGTCATGAGATTCTCAACGCCAACCCGTACGCCTTCCTGGACGACGCACCCCTGGAGGAACGACGCGCCCGCGCCGTAGCGTTACGCCGGATCGATCCGGATCTGCAGCGCGGCATCGGCGCCCTGGATCAGAGCGCTATTGATGAGGTATGTCGACAGGCGTGGCCCGACGTGCGGGACGCCGATGAGCTGCATGATCTGCTATTGAGCGTGGGTATCCTGCCGATCGAGTCGGCCCGCGAATGGTCGGCCTGGGCCGACCGACTGATGACCGACGGCCGTGCTGTCCGGGTGCGCTGGACGATCGCGCATCCCACACCGGGCGCAGCAAGCAGCGCCCCTACCAACCGTTTTGGTATCGTAGGGGCAGGGCTTGCCCTGCCCGAGTGGGGCGCAGCAAGCAGCGCCCCTACAGATCAGATGGTAGCCTTGGTGGCGACCGAACGGATTCCCTTGGTTCGCGCCGCCATACCGCATGTGTGCTTCGAGCCGGATGCTGCTCCGGCGTTTCTTGCCGGCGGGGCAATCGGTCATCCGGACCGGATCGAAGCGACCCGCGCCATCCTGAACGGCTGGTTGGAGATTCTGGGCCCAACCACCGCACCCGAGTTGGCAGCGCGCCTCGGCCTCGACCTGAGCAAGGTGGAGGCCGCGCTCCTGGCCTTGGAGGCTGACGGGGTGGCGCTGCGCGGCCGATTCAGGCCCGGTGCTTCTGCGGAGCCGATCGAGTGGTGCGAGCGCCGACTGCTTGCCCGCATTCACCGCCTGACCATCGGGCGATTGCGTCGCGAGATCGAGGCCGTTCCCGTAGCCGACTTCGTCCGGTTCCTCCTACGGTGGCAACACGTGGCAAGCAGGACTCAACTGCACGGGCGCGAGGGGATCGCGGAGGTGATCGGCCAGCTTCAGGGGCTCGAACTGCCGGCTCACGCCTGGGAGCGGGATATCCTGCCGGCGCGCATCGCCCTGTATAATCCGGATGAGCTGGAAGCGCTCTGCCTGTCCGGCGAGGTGGCATGGGGCCGCCTGCGATTAGCGCCAGAGTCGGTGGAGTGCGAGACAGAGAACGGTGAGGGAATGCATCACGCTCGGTCTCGACCGCAACGCCGACGGGTCCCCACACGCGCGGCGCCGCTGGCGCTCGTATTACGGGCGGATCTGCCCCTGCTTCTCGAACCGGGACCAGCGGGACTGGAGACCATCGCCGATCTCTCCCCGTTAGCGCGCCGCGTGGTTGCCTACTTACAGCAGCGGGGTGCGTCGTTTCTCGCGGATATCGCGCGCGCCGTCGGCCTGCTGGCCCCGCAGGCCGAAGAGGCGCTCTGGGAACTGGTCGCCAGAGGTCTGGTGACGGGCGACGGGATTGCCGGTCTCCGGCTTCTGCTGAAACCGCAGGAGGCGCGCCGCTTGCCGCACCGGCGCGTGCGTGCGATCCGTGGCGGGTTGCTGCGCGAGCATCTCATCCCGGTTGGACGCTGGTCGCTGCTCCGGGACACGCAGACTGTCCACCCCACGAAAGAGCAGATCGTCGAGGCCATGGCCAGACAGCGTCTGCGGCGATACGGCGTCGTCACGCGCGAGCTGCTGATGCGGGAAGGCCGCGCCCCCTCGTGGCGGGAGCTGCTTCAGGTCTACTGGCGGCTTGAGGCCCGAGGTGAGATACGCGGCGGCCGCTTTATCGCCGGTCTGGTTGGGGAGCAGTTTGCCCTGCCCCAGGCGGTAGAGGCATTGCGCGCCGTCCGCCGCCAGCCTGCCCTGAGCCCAGCCGAAGGATCTGATGATCCGGAGACGGTGATCGTCGGCGCGGCCGATCCGCTGAACCTGTTGGGTATTCTGCTCCCAGGCCCGCGCCTGAGCCCCTTCTCCGGCAAGGTCGTCGCCTACCGCGCCGGCGTTCCTGTAGCTGTCGGTGAATTGGGCGCCGTCCGAAGCGAACTTCAATCGTCCCTCGCCGTGCGGTAG
- a CDS encoding citrate (Si)-synthase, producing MADTLTIIDNRTGKQYEIPIEHGTIKAMDIRQIKSSDGDFGLMSYDPSFGNTACCKSQITFIDGERGILLHRGYPIEQLAEQSTFLETAYLLIYGELPSGEQMDAFVNEVTRHTMVHENIKKLMDGFHYDAHPMGILLGTVGALSTFYPDAKNIMDPVARHRQIIRLIAKMPTLAAYAYRHSRGLPYAYPDNSLSFTGNFLNMLFRVTEPKYYPHPVLERALDVLFVLHADHEQNCSGNAMRSVGSSHVDPFSAVAAAIAALYGPLHGGANEAVLRMLKEIGSVDKVPAHIKRVKAGEVRLMGFGHRIYKNYDPRAKVIKRLAEEVFDVTGKNPLLEIALELERIALQDDYFIARKLYPNIDFYTGLIYEAMKFPMDMFPVLFAIPRTAGWVAQWEEMLLDPEQKIARPRQIYLGQQRRDYYPIAQRQSQ from the coding sequence ATGGCTGACACGTTGACGATCATCGATAACCGCACCGGGAAACAGTACGAAATCCCTATCGAACACGGGACGATCAAGGCCATGGATATCCGGCAGATCAAGAGTTCGGACGGCGATTTCGGATTGATGAGCTATGACCCGTCGTTTGGCAACACCGCCTGCTGCAAGAGCCAGATTACGTTCATCGACGGCGAACGGGGGATCTTGCTGCATCGCGGCTATCCGATCGAGCAGTTGGCTGAGCAAAGCACCTTCCTCGAAACCGCGTATCTCCTCATCTATGGCGAGCTCCCCAGCGGCGAACAGATGGATGCATTCGTCAACGAGGTGACGCGGCACACCATGGTCCATGAGAATATCAAGAAGCTGATGGATGGGTTTCACTACGATGCCCACCCGATGGGGATTCTCCTGGGGACGGTGGGCGCCCTGTCGACCTTCTATCCGGACGCGAAGAATATCATGGATCCGGTGGCCCGCCACCGGCAGATCATTCGTCTGATCGCCAAGATGCCGACACTGGCGGCGTATGCCTACCGACATAGCCGGGGGCTGCCGTATGCTTACCCGGACAATAGCCTGAGCTTTACCGGCAACTTCCTGAATATGCTGTTCCGGGTGACGGAGCCGAAATATTACCCGCACCCGGTGTTGGAACGGGCCCTGGATGTCCTGTTCGTTCTGCACGCCGATCACGAACAGAACTGCAGCGGCAACGCGATGCGCTCTGTCGGCAGTTCTCATGTCGACCCGTTCTCGGCTGTAGCCGCAGCCATAGCAGCCCTCTACGGGCCCCTGCACGGCGGCGCGAACGAGGCGGTGCTGCGAATGCTGAAGGAGATCGGATCTGTCGACAAGGTGCCCGCGCATATCAAGCGGGTCAAGGCCGGCGAGGTGCGGTTGATGGGATTCGGACATCGGATCTATAAGAACTACGATCCGAGGGCCAAGGTCATCAAGCGGCTGGCCGAAGAGGTCTTTGATGTGACCGGAAAAAATCCCTTGCTGGAGATCGCCCTTGAGCTTGAGCGGATCGCCCTGCAGGACGACTACTTTATTGCGCGCAAGCTCTATCCCAACATCGATTTTTATACCGGTCTGATCTACGAGGCGATGAAATTTCCGATGGACATGTTCCCGGTCCTCTTCGCCATTCCTCGGACAGCCGGGTGGGTCGCCCAGTGGGAGGAGATGCTCCTCGACCCGGAACAGAAGATCGCCCGCCCCAGACAGATCTATCTGGGTCAACAGCGGCGTGATTATTACCCGATCGCCCAACGACAGAGCCAATAG